The Zygotorulaspora mrakii chromosome 4, complete sequence nucleotide sequence AAAACCTGAGAATATCTTGCTCAATATCACTAAACGAAGGCACAGTCATGAGATACAGTTAGGTCCTTGGGATGaggatgaaattgatatacAAGTTAAAATTGCAGATTTTGGGCTAGCAAAATTCACAGGTGAGATGCAATTCACATCAACACTTTGCGGCACTCCCTCCTATGTTGCCCCAGAAGTCTTAAAGAAAACAGAGTATAGCTCAAAAGTAGATATGTGGAGTGCTGGCGTTCTGCTCTACGTATGTTTGTGCGGATTTCCTCCATTTAGTGATAGCTTGAGTCCCCCATCACTAAAAGAGCAGATTCTTGGTGGCATATTTGCTTTTTACTCGCCATACTGGGATGAGATAGACGATAGCATACTGCATCTGATATCGAATTTACTGGTGGTAAATCCATCGGAAAGATACAGCGTGGAAGAGGCAATATCTCATTCCTGGGTCAAGGGGTCCCCTCAAACAAGTACTGCATCTGCTGAGATAGAGCGACTCGTCATATCGCCCGAGAAGATACCCAAAACTTACTCTGAGCTATCTAAACTATAGACAACTTTAAAGTTTgtaaaataataatatgaATGATAATCGCTATTATATCTAAAATATTCTACCATTTGCTTAATTGTTCAACGTTTTCTTGCAATTCCTTCTTCGCCTTAACCCTCATGTAAAAAATGTCACAATTTTTGTTGGAACATAGTACTTCATTGTGTAAAGTGCCAGCGCATCGCTGACACTGTGTCCATAGGCGGGCGAACTTCTCTTCCAATTCTCGAACATTGTACAATGATTTGATGTAAAGTTCCCCCGATTTTTGTATGCAATTCAAGCAGAGAGGGCCTTCTCCTTTTTTCAGCGGACTTTTACAATTTTTACAAGAgtcaactttttttatgaACCCCATTAAACCACCTTTCATATTTCCCGTACTGATTTTGATTGATTTCACAACAAACATAGCATTCGCCCGCTTCTCGCCAAGAATCGGTGTGATAATACTAATTATGGGATTTTGCAACTGATTTGTCAGATAGTACCTGGAATCGATTTGGATATTATGTTCCAGTACATATAAAGGGTCCTCTGCCCTGTTGTAAAGCTTGTCATTTCCACCAATTATAACATAATCAACCCTATCACCAACATTTGGTCCAAACCCGTCTCGTTTTTTCATACGCTCCGTCAGAATTGCGTGGGGCTGAGGATTTGTATAGTTCGGCGCTAACGTCTTGGATATGATCAACTTTGATATATCAGCCTCATTATGCAAGATCTGGTTTATTGTTTCTGCAATGAACGCGAGAGCACGCTCGACGTTCCTATCAATAAGTATAAGTTTTAAGACTTTATTCATCACAATGGAAACTAGTGGACACGAATCCCTCCGGACAGAAGCTAAACCCTTTTGGTCTAATTTGTCATACTTATCAGGATTCGTCCAATATAGACCAGCGtacctttttttgttaaTAAGCAAATACGGGTAGTAGGCTTTCTCGAATTCTAGATTTATCGGATGCTTGAACAGCGTTGAAACGTATGACGCTGCTTCAGCACCTAGTCTCATAGATTCTTTAAGATCATTTGTTCCAAATTTAACCATTACTGAATCAGTGTCACCATAAACAACCACAGCGTCATGTTCAaaaccattttttattgaataTTTCTCTTCTACAGACTGTTTGGTTAACATGATCATGTTACGGCCGAACGATGTGactgatgaagatataGCCAGACATGGCAACTTGCCCACCGTTGCACCAGTAAATCCATATACAGAGTTGGCCGATATCTTAAGCGCTAACTGCCTACCATTGAGAACATCTCTCTTAAAGGGTTCCGTTTCATTCTTTAAATCCTTCTTCGCTCTCTGTCTAGCCCctatcaattcttcaagaattatTGGTAGAATACCACGTCGTATTTTAGAGGTCACAAAATAGTCGCCATTGGGAGATACGACGTAGTCTTCCTCTATCTTCAATCCGAGTCTTTCAactgtttttttatcacaGAGAGTTGTATAACATAAGTTATGTGCCATCATAATACTTGGATACAGAGAATTGAAATCGAGTGTGGCAATTGGAATGTCATAATATCCCCTTATTGGTTCTATAACAGTGGCACCTTCATATTGCTCATCCGATCCTTGAGATTGCATATTGGGAATTACAGTATCGATTTGCAAACATTTTCTGAAAAGTTGTGAAACGACTTTTATCTGCTGACCTCTGCTTAGTAGATAAGAGAATGGAACCCCCGTCACACGAGCCATTTCTGTGTAGTTCACTAAAGCCATTAGCTTTTCTAATAATCTTAATGGAAGATATGCATCTTTCAAACAGTAAACTGCtaatcttcttcttgtctCACTATCCCCATTTTGCAATGAAGTAATAATACTATAGTGTACATCTTCCTTCTGCTCACCTAGAAAATGTGCAGAAACAGCATTCAATGTATATGATCTTAGCTTATATTCACGTTGAACAAATTGCAAGAGATCCAACTGCAATCGACCGTCAATATTGACGGTTTTAGATTCTCTGGTACCATAAGCTTTGGAGGAAAAAACCGAGTCCTTAACTTCCTGCTTAACGTTAGTTAACCTACCAAAATAGGGAAATATGTCAACTTTAAGAGCCTTTGCGCGATCTAATAAATACGGAAAATCAAAGTTGGAAGTATTATAGCCAATAATAACATCTGGatcagcagcaacaacgAAATCACGCCAATTTTTTAACATTTCAACTTCAGTCTTGTGCGAAAAGACTTGTGAACCTGTTATAGGAGCACAGGAGTCGACTGTAAAGACATTTCTAATAAATGGTTTTCGTGCACCTGCTATACTCATTACGTTGGCAATTTGGATGACAGGATCGTGTTGAGGTTCCGGGAAGACACCTATTCTACCGGCACACTCGATATCAAACGAAAGTATTCTCAAAGGACTCGAATGT carries:
- the POL3 gene encoding DNA-directed DNA polymerase delta POL3 (similar to Saccharomyces cerevisiae POL3 (YDL102W); ancestral locus Anc_2.351), whose amino-acid sequence is MDNAEETTSDLKRAGDDEAPENGIVFEKRLRLQSQDHGVGSEPVSTIEIIPTDSFRKYNEQGYKAKNNEVHGKELASTFEEELSQMEHELAESEETEASYKRKPLPANFDPATYDMSFQQLDAEQSTLHGFSDDGTSTVVRFFGVTEEGYSILCNVTGFQHYLYLPVPNLPGTSDQNEIDGFLRYLNENFDNKVSRIEQVARQSIWGYSGDNKLPFWKIYVTYPNALNKIRTAFERGHLTYKSWFSSGITTYDNIAYTLRLMIDCGIVGMSWITLPKKKYKMIADNERVSTCQLEVRVNYRDLVSHEPEGEWSHSSPLRILSFDIECAGRIGVFPEPQHDPVIQIANVMSIAGARKPFIRNVFTVDSCAPITGSQVFSHKTEVEMLKNWRDFVVAADPDVIIGYNTSNFDFPYLLDRAKALKVDIFPYFGRLTNVKQEVKDSVFSSKAYGTRESKTVNIDGRLQLDLLQFVQREYKLRSYTLNAVSAHFLGEQKEDVHYSIITSLQNGDSETRRRLAVYCLKDAYLPLRLLEKLMALVNYTEMARVTGVPFSYLLSRGQQIKVVSQLFRKCLQIDTVIPNMQSQGSDEQYEGATVIEPIRGYYDIPIATLDFNSLYPSIMMAHNLCYTTLCDKKTVERLGLKIEEDYVVSPNGDYFVTSKIRRGILPIILEELIGARQRAKKDLKNETEPFKRDVLNGRQLALKISANSVYGFTGATVGKLPCLAISSSVTSFGRNMIMLTKQSVEEKYSIKNGFEHDAVVVYGDTDSVMVKFGTNDLKESMRLGAEAASYVSTLFKHPINLEFEKAYYPYLLINKKRYAGLYWTNPDKYDKLDQKGLASVRRDSCPLVSIVMNKVLKLILIDRNVERALAFIAETINQILHNEADISKLIISKTLAPNYTNPQPHAILTERMKKRDGFGPNVGDRVDYVIIGGNDKLYNRAEDPLYVLEHNIQIDSRYYLTNQLQNPIISIITPILGEKRANAMFVVKSIKISTGNMKGGLMGFIKKVDSCKNCKSPLKKGEGPLCLNCIQKSGELYIKSLYNVRELEEKFARLWTQCQRCAGTLHNEVLCSNKNCDIFYMRVKAKKELQENVEQLSKW